The DNA window TCACCCGAAGGCATCATGTTAGTTCCCATGAGCAACCTCGGCGTTGGTGTTTGCAGGAGTCGTTTGGACCCGGAATTCGACGTTCATTTTCGATTGCTGAAGGATCTTTGCATTGACCGCCGATTGGAGCGGCAGGAAACTGGTGGACCAGACGCCCATGGCAATCATCAGCAGAAGAAGCGGAGTGATTGCGATGGCTTCGGTATTGGATAAATCGGGGGTATCGCTGTCGGGCTTCGGCCCGAGGAAGGTGCGCTGGTAGGCCCAGAGCAGATACACCGCCGACAGAATGACGCCCACCGCAGCAGCGGCGGCATAGGGGAAGCCGGTGAAGGCAGCGCCCTGGAGGATCAGGTATTCGCCGACGAAGTTGTTCAGCGAGGGCAGGCCAGCCGAGGCCAGCGCGGCGATGAGGAAGGTGGTCGCAAGCCACGGCGTCCTGGTAGCCAGACCGCCAAAGCTTGCAATCAGCGTGTTGCCCTTGCGCTCTTCGAGGTAACCAGCCAACAGGAAGAGTCCGCCGGTGGTGACCGCATGGCAGACCATCTGGTAAGCCGCGCCATCGAGGCCATTGATATGGAAGGAGAAGATGCCGAGGATGATGAAGCCCAAGTGACTCAGTGAGGAGAAGGCCAGCATCCGCTTGATGTCGGTTTGGACGATCGCCACCAATGCGCCGTAGAGGATTGCGATGATCGCCAGCGCATTGATCCAGTGGGCACAATCGCGCGCCGCATTCGGGAAGAGCGGCAGGCAGAAGCGCAGCAAACCGTAGGTGCCCAACTTGCCCATTAGGCCCGCCATGACCACGCCGAGCGGCGACGGCGCAGAAGCGTAAGCATCGGCCTGCCAGGAGTGGAAGGGGAAGAGCGGCGTCTTCACCGCAAAGGCGAGGAAGAAGGCGAGAAAGAGCGGCAACTGCTCGGCCGGCGACAAGCGGAAGGAACCGGCGGCAATCTGCAGCGAGATGTTTTGGAAGTCAAAGGAGCCAGACTTCAAGAACAGATAGACGATGGCGGCCAACATCAGAATGGAGCCGGCAAAGGTGTAGATGAAGAACTTCACTGTCGCGGCCGTACTCTTGCCGTATTGCCCCATCAGGAAAAGGACGGGGACGAGCGTGAGTTCAAAGCAGACGTAGAACAGGAACAGATCCTGCGCCACGAAGACGCCGATGATCGCCGCTTCAAGCAACAGCAGCCAGCCGAGGAAGTTGGCATCGCGGCGGCTGGAAGTAACAATGGCAAGCAGGCTGAGCAAGGCAGTGGCGGCAACGAGCCAGATGGAGAGGCCATCGACACCGATCGAGAAGTGGATCGGCGGATAGGGAATCCAGTTGAGGTCCAAAGCCTGCGCCAGCTTCGTCGGGTCCTGAGCAACTTCAGGCACCATCGCCAGAGTGGCCAGGAAGGCAACGCCCGATGTTGCGAGCGCAGCGAGATAAGCAGTTTGCGCGGCACGGCGGAAGATCGTCATGCAGGCAGCGAAACCGAGGAGCGGAAGAAGAATCGCGAGAAGAAGAAACATTAGCGGACACCTCCATTGGCGACCATGATGCCGAGGAAGAGGACCGCACCGAGCAACACATAGACAGCGTAGCTGCGGATATTTCCAGCTTGGAGCAAGCGGAAGGCTCCGCCAAACCAGCGACTCATCGAGACGACCGAGCCAACACCACCGCTGATCACCACCTGTTCAACACCCTCATCGAGAACGTGGCGTGAGCCTTGTTCCAAGGGATGGACGATGGCGGCGTCATAGATCTCGTCGACATAGAACTTGTTGGCAATCGTACGATAGACAGAGCCGAAGCTCTTCGCGTAGCCATCCGCCGAACCGGGGTTCAAAACGTAGACATAGTAGGCAACGAAAATGCCAAAGAAAGCGAAGCCCAGCGAAGTGGCGATCAGCCAGACCGCGTGCAGTTCCGCGTGTTCGGGGAAGAGTGGCTCCAGCCATTCCATCACCGGCAGATAACCACCGGCAACGCTGAGCAGCGCCAGAATCACAAGCGGCATGTACATGATGGCGGGAGACTCGTGCGGATGCGCCTTGCCACGATACTCGCCAAAGAAGCAGAGGAAGATCGCGCGGAAGACATAGAAGGCAGTGAGGCCAGCCGTCACCACACCCACCCAGTACATCCAGGGGGCATGCGCGTAAGCAGCCAACAGAATCGCGTCCTTCGAATGGAAACCGGCAAAGGGCCAGACGCCGGAAATGGCGATGGCGGCAATGAGCAGGGTCCAATAGGTGATCGGAATCTTCGAGCGGAGCCCGCCCATCTTATTGAGGTCTTGTTCACCATGCAGCGCGTGGATCACGCTTCCGGCGCCCAAGAAGAGCAGCGCCTTGAAGAAGGCATGAGTGACAACGTGGAAGATGCCAGCCGAAAAGGCGCCGACGCCTAAGGCAAGGAACATGTAGCCAAGCTGCGAGACCGTCGAGTAAGCAAAGACCTTCTTGATGTCGTTCTGCGCCATGCCGATCAGCGCAGCAAGCACCGCGGTGATCAGGCCAACGATAGCGACCGTCTCCATCGCGATTGGCGCGCGTAGATAGACTTCGCTCGAGCGGGCCACGACATAAACGCCCGCGGTGACCATGGTGGCGGCATGGATGAGGGCCGAGACCGGCGTGGGACCAGCCATCGCGTCCGGAAGCCAGACATAAAGCGGAAACTGAGCAGACTTACCAGCCGCACCAACGAGTAGCAACAACGCAACCGTCGTCAGGGTGCCGGCGGATTGCTCGATTGGCATCTTCTTGACCGCATCAAAGACGGTGGTCATATCGAGCGAACCAAACTTCACCACCAGCAGGAGCATGGCCAGCGAGAAGCCAAAGTCGCCGATTCGATTGACAATGAAGGCTTTCTTCGCCGCATCGCCGGCAAACTTCTCGAGGAAGTAAAAGCCGATCAGCAAGTAGGAGCAGAGACCAACACCTTCCCAACCAACAAAGAGCAGCAGGAAGTTCTGCGCCAGCACCAGAATCAGCATGAAGAACATGAACAGATTCAGGTAGGAGAAGAAGCGCCAGAAGCCTTCCTCATGATCCATGTAGCCGACAGCGTAGATGTGGATCAGCAGGCCAACGCCGGTGACCACCAGCAGCATGATCGAGGAGAGGCGGTCGATCGACAGATCGAAGCCAACCTTCAGATCGCCCGAGGCGATCCAGGTGAAGTAGCGCTCGATGTGCGCGGTTTCCAATTGACCGAGATCAGAGAGACTTTTGAGAACCCAAAGCAGAGAGAGGGCAACAGAGCCGATGGCGACGGCGGAGATGACAGGCTTGGACAGGCGGCGTCCGATGGTGCCGTTGATCAAGGCCCCCAACAGGGGGAAAAAGAGGATGAGCCAGAGATGGAGGTCGGGTGGATTGGGCATCGTTAGTTTTTGAGCGAGCTGACCTCGTCGATGGAAAGGGTTTGGCGGTTCTTAAAGACCGTCAGGATGATGGCAAGGCCAACTGCGGCTTCTGCGGCAGCAACCACCATCACAAAGAAGGTGAAGATCTGGCCGTCCACCTGCCGGAGCTGGTGGGAGAAGGCAACGAAGCTGAGATTCACCGCATTGAGCATCAGCTCGATGGACATGAAGACCGTGATGATGTTGCGGCGGAAGAGGAATCCAGCAACGCCAAGGGAAAAGAGAATCGCGCTCAGAATCAGGTACCAGGACAGAGGAACGGCGTTCAATTGCGGCATTAGTCGATTTCCTTACGGGCGAGAACGATGGCGCCCAGAATCGCGATCAGCACCAGCACACTGGTGACTTCAAAGGGAAGCAGGTAGTTGGTAAAGAGGCTGCGTCCGATCTCCCGCGCGCCGGTGTTGAAGGCGCCAAAGCTGACCGTGCCCAGCGTCGGAGCCATGCGCTGCAGCAGGTAGGCAAGCAGGCCAAGGAAAACAGTGAGCAGCGGGATGCCCAGCAGGCGCGAGGGCCAGGAGCGGCCGGTCGACGTCTCTGTGCCTGCGTTCAGCAACATGATGACAAAGACAAAGAGCACCATGATGGCGCCCGCGTAGACGATCATCTGCACGGCGGCAATGAACTCCGCGCCAAGCAACAGATAGAGAACGGCAATCGAACCCATCACGCCGATGAGCGAGAGCGCGCTGCCGATGGGGTGCTTCTGCACCACCAGCGAGACGGCGCAGACAACAGCGAGAGTGGCGAAAATCAGAAAGAGAATCAGGTCCATGGTGTCAGTTCTTTGCCCCCTGGAGAGCCACTGCAAAGGCAGTGATGAGGAGGTTGAGGATGGCAACCGGGAAGAGGAACTTCCAAGTGAAGTTCATCAACTGATCGTAGCGGAAACGCGGCAGCGTGCCACGCACCCAGATGAAGAGGAAGAGCAAAGTCCCGGTCTTGGCGACAAACCAGAAGAGCGGAATCAGCACCGGCTTCAACACCGGCACCAGGAACAAGAGTGCCAGGCCCCCGAAGGCAAGGCCAAAGAAGGGGAGCGAGAAGCGATCCCAGGGGCGGCCCTTGATCGGCTGGAACAAGCCGTGATACAGCAGCACCGCAGAACCGGCAAGAAGCAGCAGCACCGGCACATAATCGCTGCCATATTCGGCAGGCCACAGCGGATGCCAACCACCGAGGTAGAGCACCGTCGCCATCGAGGTGACCGTGATCATGTTGGCGTATTCGGCCATGAAGAAGGCGGCAAAGCTCAGCGAACTGTATTCGGTATGGAAGCCGCCGACCAGTTCGTTTTCGGCTTCCGGCAAATCGAAGGGAACGCGATTGGTTTCGGCAAAGGCAGAGATCAGGAAGATGAAGAAGCTGAAGATCTGCGGAAAGGGCATCTGGAAGATGGACCAGCGCGGAATGAAGTTCAGGTAGTAGCCCGCCTGTTCGCCGACGATGGCGCGCAGCGACAGATCGTTCAGCAACAGCAAGGGAGCGGCCAGAGCAATCGCCATTGGCAACTCGTAGCTGATCATCTGCGCAGAACTGCGCAAGCCGCCAAGCAGCGAGTATTTATTGTTTGAAGCCCAACCGCCAAGCGCGATGCCATAGACGCCGACGCTTGAAATCGCCAGGACAAAGAGGACGCCAATGTTGATGTCGGTCAGGCCAAGATCGGTGCGGACGCCGAAGATCTCAACGCTGGGGCCAAAAGGAATCACGCAAATCGAAATCAGCGCAAACAGCACCGCCAGAAACGGCGCAATGACATAGAAGAAGGTGCTGACATGGGAAGGCACAAAGCCTTCTTTGGTGGTGAGCTTGATGACGTCGGCCAGCGGCTGCAAGAGACCGTGGAACCCAACGCGGTAAGGACCGAGGCGCAACTGGATATGAGCCAGAACTTTGCGCTCGATCCATTGGAGATAGGCGAGGGTCGTCATAAAAGCGCCGGCGACGATCCCCGTTTTGATCAGACTAAGGAGGAAGAAGTTCATCGTTGGTACAGGGCGCCCGGGAACTCAGGAACGCTTGTCAACAGTTTCGAATAACGGCCCAGGGAGCCGGAGGTAAAGAGGGTGTCACCCACAGACCGGATTTCGTCGATGCGGACATCCACCTTGACCCCGCCATTCACCGGCGAAGTGCGTGCCGCGCCACCCGTGATGAGGACAGGCAGCGGTACATTGTAGCCGTGGACGGAAGCGTGGATTTCTTTAAAGACCGCGTCGTGCGACCAGACGCCCACCGTCGTCGCCAGACCCATTTCTTTGGCAATCAGACCCATGATCTCCAGATCCGTCTTGGTGCCCATCGTCTTGATGGCCGCCTTCAGACGCTGCACTTCACCGGTGACGCTGGTGACGGTGCCGTTCTTCTCGTACGCCGAAGCGGAAGGGAACAGAATATCGGCGCGGCTGGCCGTTTCATCGAGGAACATGGTGTGCGCAACGACGAAGGTCTTTGCGGAGGCAAGCTTCTGATCCCGCAGGGGGTTGGCGCCAACGATCCAGAGCACATCGAGATCGTCCGCCAGCATCTGCGAGGTTGCCAGCCCCGGGTGTGGGTCGGCATGATAACCAGGGAGCAGATTGGGCACGCAGCCCATGTCGGCGGCGCCGCGAGAGTTGGAATCGTCCACCAGGCAAACAAACTTCACCGGGATGCCCAGGCTATCGGACCAAGCCACCAGATCACGAACCCGCTGGCCCTTGATCGAATCGCCAAACAGAATGACCAGATCTTTTTCAGCCTTCAGCGTCTCGGTGAGTTGTTGCAACTCTGCGAACTCTTCGCCCACAGGCACGGTGACCGAAGAGGCGGAATACTTTGCTTCGCGCACCGGGCCCGGCGTCACCGTATAGATCTTTGTCTTGTTGTGACGGACGCCCGCGCGCAGTTGGAAGGCCAGCAATGGATGCTGTTGCGACAGGTCAGAACCGATGACCAGGGCAGCCTTTGCCTTGTACAGATCGTCGGTGGTGGCCAGCGCATCGGTGCGGCCCGCCAGCGCGTCAAACAACGTGACGACGTCGCCCGAATGCGCGTGGTCGATGTTTGAACTTTGCAGACCGGCGCGCACAAACTTCTGCAGATAGAAGAACTCTTCGTTCGTCAGATGGGTGTCGGCGATGGCGCCAAACTTGCCACCCACGGCTTGTACTGTTCTGAACTTCTCGGCTACAAAGCCCAGAGCCTTCGACCAGGAGACCGCCTCCAGTTTGCCGTTGATGCGGATCATCGGCGTGGTCAGGCGATCGGGGTGATTGGTGAAATCAAAAGCATAGCGGCCCTTGATGCAAAGGAACTCGCCGTTAATGCCGCTGCGGTCGCGATTGTTGCCGCGCATGATTTCATCGTTGCGCACGCCGAGCGTTGTCTTGCAGCCGTTTGAGCAATGCGTGCAAACGGTGCCGACATGCTGCATCTCCCAGGGACGGGTCTTATAGCGATAGGTGTCCGAGGTGAGCGCGCCCACCGGGCAAATGTCGATGCAAGCGCCGCACTCGTCGCAATCGAGATGATCTTCCTTGTTCGGCGCAATCTCAGAGAGCACGCCGCGATTGGTGAC is part of the Bryobacter aggregatus MPL3 genome and encodes:
- a CDS encoding complex I subunit 4 family protein codes for the protein MFLLLAILLPLLGFAACMTIFRRAAQTAYLAALATSGVAFLATLAMVPEVAQDPTKLAQALDLNWIPYPPIHFSIGVDGLSIWLVAATALLSLLAIVTSSRRDANFLGWLLLLEAAIIGVFVAQDLFLFYVCFELTLVPVLFLMGQYGKSTAATVKFFIYTFAGSILMLAAIVYLFLKSGSFDFQNISLQIAAGSFRLSPAEQLPLFLAFFLAFAVKTPLFPFHSWQADAYASAPSPLGVVMAGLMGKLGTYGLLRFCLPLFPNAARDCAHWINALAIIAILYGALVAIVQTDIKRMLAFSSLSHLGFIILGIFSFHINGLDGAAYQMVCHAVTTGGLFLLAGYLEERKGNTLIASFGGLATRTPWLATTFLIAALASAGLPSLNNFVGEYLILQGAAFTGFPYAAAAAVGVILSAVYLLWAYQRTFLGPKPDSDTPDLSNTEAIAITPLLLLMIAMGVWSTSFLPLQSAVNAKILQQSKMNVEFRVQTTPANTNAEVAHGN
- the nuoL gene encoding NADH-quinone oxidoreductase subunit L; this translates as MPNPPDLHLWLILFFPLLGALINGTIGRRLSKPVISAVAIGSVALSLLWVLKSLSDLGQLETAHIERYFTWIASGDLKVGFDLSIDRLSSIMLLVVTGVGLLIHIYAVGYMDHEEGFWRFFSYLNLFMFFMLILVLAQNFLLLFVGWEGVGLCSYLLIGFYFLEKFAGDAAKKAFIVNRIGDFGFSLAMLLLVVKFGSLDMTTVFDAVKKMPIEQSAGTLTTVALLLLVGAAGKSAQFPLYVWLPDAMAGPTPVSALIHAATMVTAGVYVVARSSEVYLRAPIAMETVAIVGLITAVLAALIGMAQNDIKKVFAYSTVSQLGYMFLALGVGAFSAGIFHVVTHAFFKALLFLGAGSVIHALHGEQDLNKMGGLRSKIPITYWTLLIAAIAISGVWPFAGFHSKDAILLAAYAHAPWMYWVGVVTAGLTAFYVFRAIFLCFFGEYRGKAHPHESPAIMYMPLVILALLSVAGGYLPVMEWLEPLFPEHAELHAVWLIATSLGFAFFGIFVAYYVYVLNPGSADGYAKSFGSVYRTIANKFYVDEIYDAAIVHPLEQGSRHVLDEGVEQVVISGGVGSVVSMSRWFGGAFRLLQAGNIRSYAVYVLLGAVLFLGIMVANGGVR
- the nuoK gene encoding NADH-quinone oxidoreductase subunit NuoK, giving the protein MPQLNAVPLSWYLILSAILFSLGVAGFLFRRNIITVFMSIELMLNAVNLSFVAFSHQLRQVDGQIFTFFVMVVAAAEAAVGLAIILTVFKNRQTLSIDEVSSLKN
- a CDS encoding NADH-quinone oxidoreductase subunit J, with protein sequence MDLILFLIFATLAVVCAVSLVVQKHPIGSALSLIGVMGSIAVLYLLLGAEFIAAVQMIVYAGAIMVLFVFVIMLLNAGTETSTGRSWPSRLLGIPLLTVFLGLLAYLLQRMAPTLGTVSFGAFNTGAREIGRSLFTNYLLPFEVTSVLVLIAILGAIVLARKEID
- a CDS encoding complex I subunit 1/NuoH family protein, translating into MNFFLLSLIKTGIVAGAFMTTLAYLQWIERKVLAHIQLRLGPYRVGFHGLLQPLADVIKLTTKEGFVPSHVSTFFYVIAPFLAVLFALISICVIPFGPSVEIFGVRTDLGLTDINIGVLFVLAISSVGVYGIALGGWASNNKYSLLGGLRSSAQMISYELPMAIALAAPLLLLNDLSLRAIVGEQAGYYLNFIPRWSIFQMPFPQIFSFFIFLISAFAETNRVPFDLPEAENELVGGFHTEYSSLSFAAFFMAEYANMITVTSMATVLYLGGWHPLWPAEYGSDYVPVLLLLAGSAVLLYHGLFQPIKGRPWDRFSLPFFGLAFGGLALLFLVPVLKPVLIPLFWFVAKTGTLLFLFIWVRGTLPRFRYDQLMNFTWKFLFPVAILNLLITAFAVALQGAKN
- the nuoG gene encoding NADH-quinone oxidoreductase subunit NuoG, translating into MSTPAVAPPTLVNFTVDGRQLSAPPGTLLIDACKRSGIEIPAFCYYEGYSLQAACRMCLVEVEKMPKLQTACTLPVMEGMIVRSETEQLAKARKGTLEFLLTNHPLDCPVCDKGGECELQDMVFRYGAGESRFTEVKNHQPERQWSPVVFYDPARCILCYRCVRACNEGMGVGALGVTNRGVLSEIAPNKEDHLDCDECGACIDICPVGALTSDTYRYKTRPWEMQHVGTVCTHCSNGCKTTLGVRNDEIMRGNNRDRSGINGEFLCIKGRYAFDFTNHPDRLTTPMIRINGKLEAVSWSKALGFVAEKFRTVQAVGGKFGAIADTHLTNEEFFYLQKFVRAGLQSSNIDHAHSGDVVTLFDALAGRTDALATTDDLYKAKAALVIGSDLSQQHPLLAFQLRAGVRHNKTKIYTVTPGPVREAKYSASSVTVPVGEEFAELQQLTETLKAEKDLVILFGDSIKGQRVRDLVAWSDSLGIPVKFVCLVDDSNSRGAADMGCVPNLLPGYHADPHPGLATSQMLADDLDVLWIVGANPLRDQKLASAKTFVVAHTMFLDETASRADILFPSASAYEKNGTVTSVTGEVQRLKAAIKTMGTKTDLEIMGLIAKEMGLATTVGVWSHDAVFKEIHASVHGYNVPLPVLITGGAARTSPVNGGVKVDVRIDEIRSVGDTLFTSGSLGRYSKLLTSVPEFPGALYQR